Proteins encoded together in one Solanum lycopersicum chromosome 7, SLM_r2.1 window:
- the LOC101264346 gene encoding phosphatidylinositol/phosphatidylcholine transfer protein SFH13, with the protein MSEWLDAYDDVRERRSDFEVSEDERRRSRIGTFKKKALHASNKFTHSLKKRGKRKVDYRFPSVSIEDVRDAKEENAVCELRQRLLERNLLPSIHDDYHTLLRFLKARDLNVEKTIPMWEEMLNWRKEFGADTILQDFDFDELEEVLQFYPQGYHGVDREGRPVYIERLGQANPNKLMRITTIDRYIKYHVQEFERALHEKFPACSVAAKKRICTTTTILDVQGLGIKNFTRTAASLLAAMAKIDNSYYPETLHRMFIVNAGPGFKKMLWPAAQKFLDAKTIAKIQVLDPKSLGKLHEVIDPSQLPDFLGGSCTCSDEGGCLRSNKGPWSDPEVMKLVYNVEATTVKEISRKLGDQRKIESYIQIRPSKGRSRDTSTSDSVSDAADLCSPIRGNSSSILRLTPVDEEARSSDSTAYCSCDDEFSLGDRGVTNEHGLLHWQEQSPVSSPMNRSTNTLPHSGGTWAINWCERIQEKILSSCFSCLERKLIPFILKLFAFIRSLPFEYWRKRTNVFPTNALEERQGSSSSINDEAVQRVREIHPCMQRLHKLENLLEEINKKPAEIPAEKDRMLHQSLNRIKSVEVDLEKTKRVLHATVLKQLEITELLDNLKESSFHRRRLWC; encoded by the exons ATGTCAG AATGGTTGGATGCATATGATGACGTAAGAGAAAGAAGATCAGACTTCGAGGTTTCAGAGGATGAAAGACGACGTTCACGAATTGGTACTTTCAAGAAAAAGGCATTACATGCTTCAAACAagttcacccactctctgaagaaaagaggaaaaaggaAAGTGGACTACAGGTTCCCTTCAGTTTCAATAGAGGATGTACGTGATGCAAAAGAGGAGAATGCTGTCTGTGAATTGCGTCAAAGGCTGCTAGAGCGGAATTTGTTGCCATCCATACATGATGACTACCATACATTGTTGAG ATTCTTAAAGGCAAGAGATCTCAATGTTGAGAAAACTATTCCGATGTGGGAAGAAATGCTTAACTGGAGGAAAGAGTTTGGAGCAGACACAATATTGCAG GATTTTGACTTTGACGAGTTAGAAGAAGTATTGCAGTTTTACCCACAAGGATATCATGGGGTTGATAGGGAGGGAAGACCTGTTTATATCGAAAGGCTTGGACAAGCTAATCCGAACAAACTAATGCGGATAACCACAATTGATCGCTACATAAAATATCATGTCCAAGAATTTGAAAGGGCACTACATGAGAAGTTCCCTGCATGTTCTGTTGCTGCAAAGAAAAGAATCTGCACAACAACTACAATTTTGGATGTGCAAGGCTTA GGGATTAAGAATTTCACAAGGACAGCTGCTAGTCTTTTGGCGGCCATGGCAAAAATTGATAATAGCTATTATCCTGAG ACACTGCATCGGATGTTCATTGTCAATGCTGGCCCTGGCTTCAAAAAGATGCTCTGGCCAGCAGCTCAAAAATTTCTGGATGCAAAGACTATTGCAAAGATACAG GTGCTCGATCCCAAATCCTTGGGTAAACTACATGAAGTTATTGACCCAAG TCAATTGCCTGACTTTTTAGGTGGCTCTTGTACCTGTTCTGACGAGGGTGGTTGCCTCAGGTCTAACAAGGGTCCATGGAGTGATCCTGAAGTAATGAAG CTTGTCTATAATGTAGAGGCAACAACTGTGAAGGAAATCTCTAGAAAACTTGGTGACCAAAGGAAAATTGAATCCTATATACAAATACGCCCTTCAAAG GGAAGGAGCAGAGACACATCCACAAGTGATTCAGTATCGGATGCTGCTGACTTGTGTTCACCAATTAGAGGAAATAGTAGCTCAATTTTGAGGCTGACCCCAGTAGATGAAGAA GCTAGGTCATCAGATTCAACAGCCTATTGTAGCTGTGATGATGAATTCAGCCTGGGTGATCGAGGTGTCACTAATGAGCATGGATTGCTGCATTGGCAAGAGCAGTCTCCTGTGAGCAGTCCAATGAATCGGTCCACTAATACATTGCCTCATTCTGGAG GTACCTGGGCAATAAATTGGTGTGAAAGAATCCAAGAGAAGATTCTGAGCAGCTGTTTCAGTTGTTTGGAAAGGAAACTGATTCCTTTCATACTTAAACTCTTTGCATTTATTCGTAGTCTTCCCTTCGAGTACTGGAGGAAACGGACAAATGTTTTTCCGACTAATGCATTGGAAGAACGACAAGGGAGCAGTTCATCCATTAATGATGAAGCAGTTCAAAGAGTAAGGGAGATCCATCCATGCATGCAGCGTCTTCATAAATTGGAAAATTTATTGgaagaaataaacaaaaagcCCGCTGAGATCCCAGCAGAGAAGGATCGAATGCTTCATCAGTCACTTAACAGGATCAAGTCTGTAGAAGTTGAcctagaaaaaacaaaaagg GTATTGCATGCGACGGTATTGAAGCAACTTGAAATTACAGAGTTATTGGACAACCTAAAAGAGTCGAGCTTTCAT AGGCGGAGATTGTGGTGTTGA
- the LOC101264951 gene encoding ubiquitin-conjugating enzyme E2 28, which yields MASKRIQKELKDLQKDPPASCSAGPVGQDMFHWQATIMGPSDSPFSGGVFLASIHFPPDYPFKPPKVSFKTKVFHPNINSNGSICLDILKEQWSPALTVSKVLLSICSLLTDPNPDDPLVPEIAHMYKTDRPKYESTARSWTQKYAMG from the exons ATGGCTTCAAAGAGGATTCAGAAGGAATTGAAGGACTTGCAGAAAGACCCCCCTGCTTCCTGCAGTGCAG GCCCTGTAGGTCAGGATATGTTCCATTGGCAAGCTACCATAATGGGTCCATCTGACAGTCCGTTTTCTGGGGGTGTTTTCCTTGCATCTATCCATTTCCCTCCAGATTATCCTTTCAAGCCCCCAAAG GTCTCTTTCAAAACCAAGGTTTTCCACCCAAACATCAACAGTAATGGTAGTATTTGTCTTGATATCCTAAAGGAACAATGGAGCCCTGCTCTTACTGTATCCAAG GTGCTGCTTTCTATTTGCTCTTTGCTTACTGATCCCAATCCAGATGATCCTTTAGTGCCAGAGATTGCTCACATGTACAAGACGGATAGACCGAAGTATGAGAGTACTGCCAGATCATGGACCCAGAAATACGCAATGGGTTGA